Proteins encoded together in one Actinomycetota bacterium window:
- a CDS encoding ankyrin repeat domain-containing protein, with translation IFDESEIAKLLIEAGADVNSAGEDGETALHLSVLYQAEETARILLNSGADVNARTLDKKQTSLDWATTRLAQFGMTGLPRARTEAIADLLREHGAIQSTT, from the coding sequence ATATTTGACGAAAGCGAGATTGCCAAGCTCTTAATCGAAGCAGGAGCAGACGTGAACTCTGCAGGTGAAGATGGAGAGACTGCCCTGCACCTTAGCGTGCTCTACCAAGCTGAAGAAACGGCTCGAATTCTTCTGAATTCGGGTGCGGATGTTAATGCCCGGACTTTGGACAAAAAGCAAACATCCCTTGATTGGGCAACAACAAGGTTGGCTCAGTTTGGAATGACTGGATTACCAAGAGCACGTACCGAGGCAATAGCAGATTTATTGAGGGAACACGGAGCTATACAATCTACTACCTGA